From a single Lentisphaera profundi genomic region:
- a CDS encoding DUF5077 domain-containing protein has translation MKNYPYLMIFILMICDLSAQSNYLFNGSNHTQFKNHSFHFQDNLLRGTGVLESQNLHSNYQIDLLIQFHDLKDFYFNDIKVKYPQDEASSQKFFRLTMLYRHQKNEQACLTLPEQKSKSYKGSEAQFNPDFYDENRELSKASKEQIRSTLHMRFMGEVSIKKIRISPLQDFSPRTLYSISEQDEASFTEYAETLFNKHCQACHQNDFANITINGDIKKFTPKTNGHLALVKYIKQKHSEVALNNFQIQALAWYLNDQVYKRKHKKLYKNYSPEIIAKLPYSIYSISEFLQKRKIAASHNFTLDGNDAQFINKHEARIINGAIEFWNNRETRVYWDINIQQAGDLNITLNQAYIDDNGSQYKVLLDGQEILSKVQNTKSWADFKDFKIGSFYINKPGKYKLSIIPIDKPGLAVMNLKNIHLSGLASYSIDSEKTLFCAPNTNAQVYQESGVLRQAQEFEIGSELKVDEVKNAVIEDRKTENSPISEHPKVQKETKQIKPKAKIKRKFIYI, from the coding sequence ATGAAGAATTACCCCTACTTAATGATTTTTATTTTAATGATTTGTGACTTATCAGCTCAATCAAACTACCTATTTAATGGTAGTAATCACACGCAATTCAAAAATCATTCATTCCATTTTCAAGACAATCTCTTACGTGGCACAGGTGTACTTGAGAGTCAAAATCTTCATTCTAACTACCAAATTGATTTACTCATACAATTTCATGATTTGAAAGATTTTTATTTTAACGATATCAAAGTTAAGTACCCACAAGATGAAGCTTCGTCTCAAAAGTTTTTTCGCTTAACGATGCTCTATAGGCATCAAAAAAACGAACAAGCATGCTTGACTTTACCTGAGCAAAAGTCGAAGTCATACAAAGGTTCCGAAGCCCAATTCAACCCTGATTTTTATGATGAGAATAGAGAATTATCCAAAGCTTCAAAAGAGCAAATACGCTCGACTCTTCATATGAGGTTCATGGGTGAAGTTAGCATTAAAAAGATACGCATAAGTCCTTTGCAGGATTTTAGTCCCAGAACTTTATATTCAATTTCCGAGCAAGATGAAGCCAGCTTCACTGAGTACGCCGAAACTCTATTTAATAAGCATTGCCAAGCTTGTCATCAAAATGATTTCGCAAATATCACAATTAATGGGGACATCAAAAAATTCACCCCCAAGACAAATGGTCACCTAGCTCTTGTGAAATACATAAAACAAAAACACTCTGAAGTTGCGCTAAATAATTTCCAAATACAAGCTCTCGCTTGGTACCTCAACGATCAGGTCTATAAACGAAAACATAAAAAACTTTATAAAAATTATAGTCCTGAAATTATAGCGAAACTTCCTTACTCAATTTACTCAATAAGTGAATTTTTACAGAAGCGTAAAATTGCGGCCTCACATAATTTTACCTTAGATGGAAATGACGCCCAATTCATTAATAAACATGAAGCGCGTATTATTAATGGCGCCATTGAGTTCTGGAATAATAGAGAGACTCGTGTTTACTGGGACATTAATATTCAGCAAGCGGGGGATTTAAATATCACTTTAAACCAAGCCTATATAGATGATAACGGTAGTCAGTATAAGGTACTTTTAGATGGCCAAGAAATTCTCTCAAAGGTACAGAATACAAAATCATGGGCGGATTTTAAAGATTTTAAGATAGGAAGTTTTTATATAAATAAACCCGGTAAATACAAGCTTAGCATTATCCCCATAGATAAACCCGGCCTTGCGGTTATGAACTTGAAAAATATACACTTAAGTGGACTCGCATCATACTCAATCGACTCCGAAAAAACACTTTTTTGCGCTCCTAATACAAATGCGCAAGTCTATCAAGAATCGGGGGTCCTGAGGCAAGCACAAGAATTTGAAATTGGCTCAGAACTTAAAGTCGATGAAGTAAAAAATGCGGTGATTGAAGATCGAAAAACTGAAAACAGCCCTATTAGTGAGCATCCGAAAGTTCAAAAAGAAACTAAACAGATCAAACCTAAAGCAAAGATAAAACGGAAATTCATTTATATCTGA
- a CDS encoding glutamine synthetase III: MSGSISRNNAIQAVIDGTYVETMNYIDNPVTEFYGCNVFTDEVMKARLPKNTYKSVKSTIETGSTLDLNAADVVATAMKDWALEKGATHYTHVFYPLTGSSAEKHDSFLSPDGEGKCITEFAGKLLVQGEPDASSFPNGGIRDTFEARGYTAWDITSPAYILESDNGTTLCIPTCFVSWTGEALDKKTPVLRSMQAVDKAAQKVLTLLGNDNVTKVTSFAGPEQEYFLVDTNFFFARPDLISADRTVFGAAPVKGQEFDDHYFGAVPARVLNFMMDFEQECFKLAIPVKTRHNEVAPGQFEIAPVFETANLATDHQQLTVTIIKAVAKKHGMTALFHEKPFAGLNGSGKHVNWSLGNSTQGNLLDPGTNPHDNTQFLIFCAAVISSVQKNQGLLRAVIASASNDHRLGANEAPPAILSVYLGAQLADVFAQIQKSGSATTSIQGGLMNLGVDSMPELPRDAGDRNRTSPFAFTGNRFEFRAVGSMQSIAGPLVALNTMMADALTTMGASLEAKINGGMEIEAAVLEVVKDVMDESGQVVFNGNGYSDEWQVEAAKRGLKNLKTSAEALPELTTPENIAMFERQGVLSKIELESRQNIYQEQYCLKINVEANLTERMAETQILPACIRYQTELAENIASLSAAGVEGDKSALQAVTGQIAALTSSVAALKEVRSKHIEDALEECKYFSSTLLPAMQEVRSAADALEVSVADDLWPLPNYTEMLFIK, translated from the coding sequence ATGAGTGGTTCTATCTCAAGAAATAATGCCATCCAGGCAGTTATCGACGGAACGTACGTCGAGACAATGAATTACATTGATAACCCTGTAACTGAGTTCTACGGTTGCAATGTTTTCACTGACGAAGTAATGAAAGCACGTCTTCCTAAGAACACTTACAAATCAGTTAAATCTACTATTGAAACTGGTTCTACACTCGATCTCAACGCTGCTGATGTTGTTGCAACTGCGATGAAAGATTGGGCACTTGAAAAAGGTGCAACTCACTACACGCACGTTTTCTATCCTCTTACTGGTTCATCTGCTGAGAAGCATGATTCTTTCCTTTCTCCTGATGGCGAAGGCAAATGCATTACTGAGTTTGCTGGCAAACTGCTCGTTCAAGGTGAGCCTGATGCATCATCTTTCCCTAACGGTGGTATTCGTGACACTTTCGAAGCACGTGGTTACACAGCGTGGGACATCACTTCTCCTGCATACATCCTAGAATCTGACAATGGTACAACTCTTTGTATCCCTACTTGTTTCGTTTCTTGGACTGGTGAAGCTCTTGATAAAAAGACTCCAGTACTTCGTTCAATGCAGGCTGTTGATAAAGCAGCTCAGAAAGTTCTTACGCTTCTCGGTAACGACAATGTAACGAAAGTAACTTCTTTCGCTGGTCCTGAACAAGAGTATTTCCTCGTAGATACTAACTTCTTCTTTGCACGTCCTGACTTAATTTCTGCTGATCGTACCGTTTTCGGTGCTGCACCTGTTAAAGGCCAAGAATTCGATGATCACTATTTCGGTGCAGTACCTGCACGCGTTCTTAACTTCATGATGGATTTTGAACAAGAATGTTTCAAGCTTGCTATCCCAGTAAAAACTCGTCACAACGAAGTTGCTCCTGGTCAATTCGAAATTGCTCCGGTATTCGAAACGGCTAACCTTGCTACAGATCACCAGCAGCTCACAGTTACTATTATCAAAGCAGTTGCTAAAAAGCACGGCATGACGGCTCTTTTCCACGAGAAGCCTTTCGCTGGTCTTAATGGTTCTGGTAAGCACGTTAACTGGTCACTTGGTAACTCGACTCAGGGTAACCTCCTTGATCCTGGCACTAATCCTCACGACAATACGCAATTCCTTATTTTCTGTGCAGCTGTAATTTCTTCCGTACAAAAGAACCAAGGTCTTCTCCGTGCCGTTATTGCATCTGCATCTAACGATCACCGTCTTGGTGCAAATGAAGCGCCACCGGCAATTCTTTCTGTATACCTCGGCGCTCAACTTGCTGATGTTTTTGCTCAGATTCAAAAATCAGGTTCAGCAACTACCTCTATCCAGGGTGGCTTAATGAACCTCGGTGTTGATTCAATGCCTGAGCTTCCACGTGATGCTGGTGACCGTAACCGTACGTCTCCTTTCGCTTTCACTGGTAACCGCTTCGAATTCCGCGCTGTTGGTTCAATGCAATCAATCGCTGGTCCTTTAGTCGCACTTAACACTATGATGGCTGATGCTCTTACAACTATGGGCGCATCTTTAGAAGCTAAAATCAATGGCGGAATGGAAATTGAAGCTGCTGTTCTTGAAGTTGTTAAAGACGTAATGGACGAAAGTGGTCAAGTTGTCTTCAATGGTAATGGTTACTCTGATGAGTGGCAAGTTGAAGCTGCTAAGCGTGGTCTTAAGAATCTTAAAACTTCTGCAGAAGCACTTCCTGAACTCACTACTCCTGAAAACATCGCTATGTTCGAAAGACAAGGCGTACTTTCTAAGATTGAGCTTGAGTCACGTCAAAACATCTACCAAGAGCAATACTGCCTTAAGATCAATGTTGAAGCTAACCTCACTGAGCGTATGGCTGAAACTCAGATCCTTCCTGCATGTATTCGCTACCAAACGGAACTTGCCGAGAACATCGCTTCTCTTAGTGCCGCTGGCGTAGAAGGCGACAAGTCAGCTCTCCAAGCTGTTACTGGTCAAATTGCAGCTCTTACTTCTTCAGTTGCCGCACTTAAAGAAGTTCGTAGTAAGCATATCGAAGATGCTCTTGAAGAATGTAAATATTTTTCTTCTACACTTCTTCCTGCTATGCAAGAAGTTCGTTCGGCTGCTGATGCTCTTGAAGTATCTGTTGCCGACGACCTATGGCCTCTCCCTAACTACACAGAGATGCTCTTCATCAAATAA
- the tnpC gene encoding IS66 family transposase, with the protein MAMVALTEKGFKAIFNEGVDATWAHVDKLQKEHADFYRRLNLDSKNSGKPPSTDPPKTRRRENAGANSRRKSGKKPGGQFGHKGSTREQVKIPDEIHCSAPVTCSCGHQFDGSEEVLKTERRQVTDIPEPQTITREYQALTCECSNCGNLKKGNFPAGVKAPFQYGNNLRAYVNYLMSYQLLPYKRTTELLENLFGLKLSQGTLKNINLSAASMLEEAVEEIKAQLTTSDLVHFDESGLYVEGKRDWLHVASNDSLTYYFHHKSRGIEAMDAAGVIADFEGIACHDYWSPYYHYDCAHQLCNAHHLRDLEGVIQNDGHAWAKSMQEFLRKANSLVKQLKSDGKEPLSPEKLKLLLDEYSQVIKLAYLEMPPTPERKPGQRGRVAKGKSRNLLERFDLRRDEIIDFVKNFSSPFDNNQAERDLRMIKVKQKISGSFRSEDMAQGFLTIRSYISTAIKQGLSAFDTLADGLLGKHFIS; encoded by the coding sequence ATGGCAATGGTTGCGCTCACGGAAAAAGGATTCAAAGCCATCTTTAATGAAGGTGTTGATGCAACTTGGGCACATGTCGACAAGCTCCAAAAGGAACATGCCGATTTTTATCGGCGCCTTAATCTCGACAGCAAGAATAGCGGGAAGCCACCGTCCACCGACCCACCCAAAACTAGACGTAGGGAAAACGCAGGCGCCAATTCACGAAGAAAGAGTGGCAAAAAACCTGGCGGCCAGTTCGGTCACAAGGGCTCCACTCGAGAGCAAGTAAAAATCCCAGATGAAATACACTGTTCCGCTCCAGTCACCTGCTCCTGTGGTCACCAATTCGATGGAAGTGAAGAGGTTCTCAAAACAGAACGCCGGCAAGTAACGGACATCCCCGAACCTCAAACAATCACCCGAGAATATCAAGCTCTAACTTGTGAGTGCTCAAACTGCGGAAATCTCAAGAAAGGCAATTTTCCCGCCGGCGTCAAGGCTCCTTTTCAATACGGAAATAACCTTCGCGCATATGTAAACTACTTGATGAGTTATCAACTTTTACCCTACAAGCGTACTACTGAGTTACTTGAAAACCTATTTGGCCTTAAGCTGTCGCAGGGAACTTTGAAAAACATCAACTTAAGCGCTGCGTCAATGCTCGAAGAGGCCGTAGAAGAAATCAAAGCTCAGCTCACCACCTCCGATCTTGTGCATTTCGACGAAAGTGGTCTATATGTCGAGGGAAAACGAGATTGGCTGCATGTTGCCTCGAATGATTCACTGACCTATTATTTTCACCATAAATCTCGTGGCATAGAGGCAATGGATGCTGCTGGAGTAATTGCCGATTTTGAAGGAATTGCCTGCCATGACTACTGGTCTCCATATTATCACTACGACTGCGCCCACCAGCTCTGCAACGCTCATCACCTGCGAGACCTTGAGGGCGTAATTCAAAACGATGGCCACGCTTGGGCAAAGAGCATGCAAGAATTCTTGAGAAAAGCTAACAGCCTCGTGAAGCAGTTAAAATCAGACGGTAAAGAGCCGCTTTCCCCAGAAAAGCTCAAGCTACTACTGGATGAATATTCTCAAGTCATCAAGCTAGCTTACCTCGAAATGCCTCCAACTCCCGAACGAAAACCTGGCCAAAGAGGACGCGTCGCAAAAGGGAAATCGCGAAACTTGCTTGAACGCTTCGATCTGCGAAGGGATGAAATTATCGACTTCGTCAAAAACTTTTCATCACCCTTCGATAACAACCAAGCCGAGCGTGATTTACGCATGATAAAAGTAAAGCAAAAAATATCAGGGTCTTTTCGAAGTGAAGACATGGCGCAAGGATTTCTAACCATACGCTCATATATCTCAACAGCCATCAAGCAGGGCTTGAGTGCATTCGACACCCTTGCTGACGGTCTTTTGGGCAAGCACTTTATCAGTTAG
- a CDS encoding DUF6788 family protein produces the protein MLTESSSIKDVEQRIVGIKNEIASLGEMRTGSLTEQYNVCGNANCKCKDPEKPQKHGPYYQLSYTRYRKSTSQFVRSEDVEVVRQQLADYKIFMQLKDEWIDCSIQLSKLRKALH, from the coding sequence TTGTTAACAGAGTCAAGCTCCATCAAAGATGTAGAGCAGCGTATTGTGGGAATAAAAAATGAGATCGCCAGCCTAGGAGAAATGCGTACAGGCTCTCTGACGGAGCAGTACAACGTCTGCGGCAATGCCAATTGTAAATGTAAAGATCCAGAAAAACCTCAGAAACACGGCCCCTATTATCAACTGAGCTACACTCGCTATCGAAAAAGCACCAGTCAATTCGTACGCAGCGAAGATGTGGAAGTGGTACGCCAGCAATTGGCCGATTATAAGATTTTCATGCAACTTAAGGATGAGTGGATTGACTGTTCCATCCAACTATCAAAGCTACGAAAGGCCTTGCATTAA
- a CDS encoding SIMPL domain-containing protein: MNKNFLPGTIICGMLLASGIASGGYFIGQTMYNAKVALNTAEAKGLAERRVKADLVNWQMSFSLRTSQKAAVPQLYKNAEQVQIELSQILKKHGFSPEEIKLGIIDQSYSEIRDQNKNIKSQAYTLSATVAIESNQVALLAPARREMNKLISKGYSISNNEPRYTYTKLNQIKPEMLKEATSNARMAANEFAKNANVKVGGIRNARQGNFYIRDAGSEYGDSHRMEKDVRVVTTITFYLDK, encoded by the coding sequence ATGAACAAGAATTTTTTACCTGGCACAATTATTTGCGGAATGTTACTGGCCAGTGGTATTGCGAGTGGAGGCTATTTCATAGGCCAAACTATGTACAATGCAAAGGTGGCTTTAAATACGGCTGAAGCTAAAGGTTTGGCTGAGCGTCGAGTGAAAGCTGATTTAGTCAACTGGCAAATGAGTTTTTCTTTGCGCACATCGCAAAAGGCTGCCGTTCCTCAACTTTATAAAAATGCCGAGCAAGTTCAAATTGAATTGAGCCAAATATTGAAAAAGCATGGCTTCTCACCAGAAGAAATAAAGTTGGGGATTATCGATCAATCATATAGTGAGATTCGCGACCAGAATAAAAATATAAAATCACAGGCTTACACTCTTTCCGCTACTGTGGCAATAGAGTCCAATCAAGTAGCACTCTTGGCGCCCGCTAGAAGAGAGATGAATAAATTGATTTCGAAGGGTTATTCAATCTCAAATAATGAACCGCGCTACACCTACACAAAACTCAATCAGATTAAACCCGAGATGCTCAAAGAAGCGACAAGCAATGCCCGAATGGCCGCCAACGAGTTTGCTAAAAATGCCAATGTTAAGGTTGGCGGAATCCGCAATGCACGGCAAGGAAACTTTTATATCCGAGATGCTGGGTCTGAGTATGGCGATAGTCATAGGATGGAAAAAGATGTTCGTGTGGTTACTACCATCACTTTCTATTTAGATAAATGA
- a CDS encoding alkaline phosphatase D family protein, with translation MTFHHYIFFISLTISQILFAADSPQISHGPMLGAVSENAAKIWLRTSTPGEVNCTLFEVAKPSEPIVKKVQTNLASDNTCIIPFDQLKKETQYKYVIRTGNSEQQGNFTTLGPSLSDKSIRLVYGSCYDHKDNKMKAGTSVFTEMAKRNGDLIIFLGDFPYTARGAKNELRKGNRKLREVIGFTELTSSTPTYGIYDDHDFGPNDCDGTHKHADEALATFKEYWPNPSYGLAQDKGIYCSFLVGDVEFFLLDGRYPARMKKKTMLGEAQYKWLCDGLKDSKSRYKVIVSGTQFGRAKSDGWAGKFYLDERNKLFSFIADHNINGVIGISGDVHRSDIYKLPIGKGQYFYDFTSGSLSQTHRLPPRPLPKEMIHSYGKKTDNNMYGEIEFRPASDNETALIFRSISAQNDVIYEHKLNPKDLSLD, from the coding sequence ATGACTTTTCATCATTACATATTTTTTATAAGCTTAACGATCTCTCAGATCCTTTTTGCCGCAGACTCACCCCAAATTTCTCACGGCCCAATGCTGGGAGCTGTTTCCGAAAACGCGGCAAAAATTTGGCTGCGGACTTCTACACCAGGTGAAGTGAACTGCACTCTCTTTGAAGTCGCTAAGCCATCCGAACCAATAGTAAAAAAAGTTCAAACTAACTTGGCTTCAGATAATACCTGCATCATTCCATTTGATCAGCTCAAAAAAGAAACCCAATACAAATACGTGATTCGCACCGGCAACTCAGAGCAGCAAGGAAACTTTACCACTCTGGGCCCATCGCTCTCAGATAAAAGTATCCGACTTGTTTATGGTAGCTGCTATGATCATAAAGACAATAAAATGAAAGCCGGTACGTCCGTCTTTACCGAAATGGCAAAACGCAATGGCGACCTCATCATCTTTCTCGGCGATTTTCCCTACACTGCTAGAGGCGCAAAAAATGAGCTTCGTAAAGGCAATAGAAAACTCAGGGAAGTCATTGGCTTCACCGAACTCACTTCCTCGACTCCGACCTATGGAATTTACGACGATCACGACTTTGGTCCCAATGACTGCGATGGCACCCATAAACATGCCGATGAGGCCCTTGCCACTTTTAAAGAATATTGGCCCAACCCCTCCTATGGCCTAGCTCAAGACAAAGGCATCTATTGCTCTTTTCTTGTGGGAGATGTTGAATTTTTCCTCCTCGATGGGCGTTACCCAGCGCGAATGAAAAAGAAAACAATGCTTGGAGAGGCCCAGTATAAATGGCTCTGTGATGGGCTTAAAGACTCAAAAAGTCGCTACAAAGTTATTGTTTCTGGCACTCAATTTGGGAGAGCCAAATCCGATGGCTGGGCGGGGAAATTTTATTTAGATGAGCGCAATAAACTCTTTTCCTTCATTGCTGATCATAATATCAATGGGGTGATTGGTATTTCGGGAGATGTTCACCGCAGCGACATCTATAAATTGCCCATAGGCAAAGGTCAATACTTCTACGACTTCACTTCGGGATCACTCTCCCAAACACATCGCCTTCCTCCCCGCCCCCTACCCAAAGAAATGATTCATTCCTATGGCAAGAAAACGGATAATAATATGTATGGTGAAATCGAATTTCGCCCAGCTTCTGACAATGAAACCGCGCTCATTTTTAGATCCATATCAGCACAAAATGATGTGATTTACGAGCATAAACTTAATCCAAAAGATTTAAGCCTTGATTGA
- a CDS encoding sulfatase: MKYLLFLLLPLALFANERPKPNVILILTDDLGWQDVKCYDIDKPSPYETPNIDQLAKEGVKFWQAYSPAPTCAPSRGAILAGKHPARLQRTHVVGGAPPMPHHEKVWTVVSPWYRGRLPIAETTVNEALKPNGYVSGHVGKWHIAVSHHAYPQATDHGFDFSRSNLGVSANMKPHRLTGFATSAKEDPYKLDDNGFPYHQNSEDALDFIKENKNKPFFLYYATWLVHTPIVSRSRELLEKYCTKLGIDFPTDPKGWDLPGQQNPYYAAMVEMLDYYMGQMFTYLKETDDPRWPGHKLSENTYIIFTSDNGGMEKVPGEIITDNFPLDKGKINAKEGGIRVPLIITGPGIKPKQESNVMVSGLDFYPTILSWTGSQKPREQALDGADISALLATDPNNPKLVKGPNGEVRNSIMHHFPNSYSMHSTLRIGDYKLIRNYKPENPPFELYQLYKKGERVDIEESKNLAKAMPEKVQEMNRMLQKQLEAMDASFPFLNPYTSKELAHKAEVCKVTSHEQKGQEVTAQFKENGNQVQKAYLLYTDNGGHKYEEWYRIDAEVNNGQVTAILPPGSTHYIFNLVDEHRYLVSYPRMGKMSDFTKGNYSTKALEVE, from the coding sequence ATGAAATATCTACTTTTCCTTTTACTCCCCTTGGCGCTCTTCGCTAATGAACGACCTAAACCCAATGTAATTTTAATTCTCACTGATGACTTGGGTTGGCAAGATGTGAAGTGTTATGACATCGATAAACCTTCACCCTATGAAACGCCCAATATCGATCAATTAGCTAAAGAAGGTGTTAAATTCTGGCAAGCTTATTCCCCTGCTCCCACTTGCGCACCGAGTCGTGGTGCCATCTTAGCAGGCAAGCACCCCGCACGTCTTCAACGCACTCACGTTGTCGGTGGTGCCCCCCCCATGCCCCATCACGAAAAAGTTTGGACCGTAGTTTCTCCCTGGTACCGTGGACGACTTCCCATCGCGGAAACTACTGTAAACGAAGCCTTGAAACCTAATGGCTATGTCTCGGGTCATGTGGGTAAATGGCATATTGCGGTTAGCCATCACGCCTATCCTCAAGCAACAGATCACGGCTTTGATTTTTCACGTAGTAATCTGGGTGTTTCAGCAAATATGAAGCCGCATCGCCTCACTGGTTTTGCGACGAGTGCAAAAGAGGATCCTTATAAACTTGATGATAATGGCTTTCCCTACCACCAAAATAGCGAAGATGCCCTCGACTTTATTAAAGAAAATAAAAATAAACCTTTTTTCCTCTACTACGCCACATGGTTAGTTCACACTCCCATCGTAAGTCGTAGCCGCGAATTACTCGAAAAGTATTGCACTAAGCTCGGCATTGATTTTCCCACGGATCCAAAAGGTTGGGATCTGCCTGGCCAGCAAAACCCCTATTACGCTGCTATGGTTGAGATGCTCGATTACTACATGGGCCAAATGTTCACTTACCTCAAAGAAACTGACGATCCACGCTGGCCCGGTCACAAACTGAGTGAAAATACCTATATTATCTTTACTTCAGATAATGGTGGCATGGAGAAAGTGCCCGGCGAAATTATTACTGATAACTTCCCCCTCGATAAAGGTAAAATAAATGCCAAAGAAGGCGGCATTCGCGTGCCCCTCATTATTACGGGCCCTGGAATTAAGCCTAAGCAAGAATCCAATGTTATGGTTAGTGGTCTTGATTTCTACCCTACAATTTTATCTTGGACAGGTTCACAAAAACCTCGTGAGCAAGCTCTCGATGGCGCCGATATTTCTGCGTTACTCGCAACGGATCCCAATAATCCTAAGCTCGTTAAAGGACCCAATGGCGAAGTTCGCAACTCAATCATGCATCACTTCCCCAATAGTTACTCAATGCATTCAACCCTGCGCATTGGCGACTATAAACTCATTCGTAATTATAAACCCGAGAATCCTCCTTTTGAGCTTTACCAACTGTATAAAAAGGGTGAACGCGTGGATATTGAAGAGAGTAAGAACCTCGCTAAGGCCATGCCCGAAAAAGTCCAAGAGATGAACCGCATGCTGCAAAAGCAACTCGAAGCAATGGATGCGAGCTTCCCTTTCCTCAATCCTTATACTAGCAAAGAGCTTGCGCACAAAGCCGAAGTCTGCAAAGTCACTTCACATGAGCAAAAAGGACAAGAAGTCACTGCGCAGTTTAAAGAAAATGGCAATCAAGTTCAAAAGGCTTATTTGCTCTACACTGATAATGGTGGCCATAAATATGAGGAATGGTACCGTATTGATGCTGAAGTCAACAATGGACAAGTCACTGCGATTCTGCCCCCAGGAAGCACTCATTATATCTTTAATTTAGTTGATGAACACCGCTATTTAGTCAGCTACCCTCGCATGGGAAAAATGAGTGACTTCACCAAAGGAAATTACTCCACAAAAGCGCTAGAAGTTGAATGA